From Hoplias malabaricus isolate fHopMal1 chromosome 11, fHopMal1.hap1, whole genome shotgun sequence, a single genomic window includes:
- the si:ch1073-459b3.2 gene encoding growth arrest-specific protein 1, with amino-acid sequence MDATCGPPTLFLSVSFLILSLLSMALDSHLVCWQAVLQCHEERDCELAYNQYLTACEGNLRGTRRQCPSHCVGALVRLNQTSSGPELETCECGQDVECRRAKKAIEPCLPRTHPGGMGCTEARQRCEENPNCRTSLTTYLSSCGQLFNGRKCSARCKATIEELLFMPDGVLLDKCICDGVERPFCEVVKENMVKLCSVGDRGVYSDHDSLDDAYEDEDYEVKGERETDVDTAVQFSGTKHFSSHILLIWGSFFLNFLRV; translated from the coding sequence ATGGATGCCACTTGTGGCCCACCGACGCTCTTCCTCTCTGTGTCCTTCCTCATCCTCAGTTTGCTCTCCATGGCGCTGGACAGTCATCTGGTCTGCTGGCAGGCTGTACTGCAGTGCCACGAGGAGCGAGACTGCGAGCTGGCGTATAATCAGTACCTCACGGCGTGTGAAGGAAACCTGAGAGGGACGAGGCGCCAGTGTCCCAGCCACTGTGTCGGGGCTCTGGTTCGGCTCAACCAAACGTCCAGCGGCCCAGAGCTAGAGACCTGCGAGTGTGGACAGGACGTGGAGTGCCGCAGGGCCAAGAAGGCCATCGAACCCTGCTTGCCTAGAACTCATCCTGGAGGAATGGGCTGCACCGAGGCCCGGCAGCGCTGCGAGGAGAACCCCAACTGCCGGACGTCCCTGACCACCTACCTGTCCTCCTGTGGCCAGCTGTTCAATGGCAGAAAGTGCTCAGCTCGCTGCAAGGCCACTATCGAGGAGCTGCTGTTCATGCCGGACGGCGTCCTGCTGGACAAGTGCATCTGCGATGGAGTTGAGAGGCCATTCTGCGAGGTGGTCAAGGAGAACATGGTCAAGCTCTGCTCTGTCGGAGACAGAGGGGTTTACTCTGACCATGACAGCCTTGATGATGCCTATGAGGACGAGGACTACGAAGTTAAAGGCGAGAGGGAAACGGATGTGGACACTGCAGTGCAATTTTCAGGGACCAAACATTTCTCAAGCCATATACTTCTAATATGGGGGTCATTCTTCCTGAATTTTCTCAGGGTTTGA